A section of the Oryza sativa Japonica Group chromosome 1, ASM3414082v1 genome encodes:
- the LOC4327373 gene encoding replication protein A 70 kDa DNA-binding subunit D codes for MSAKMAFDLLCDISPASRGWKIRAKIARMWDYTGTADDLPPIHVDLVLIDEKGNAMYAEIPGVEADKFRPLLQESKVYTFSKFLILPSKPAYKPFPNKYMIKLTPWTNVEQVNEVPADFPSHVFNLVQFSYLSLRVGMQEYFTDVIGMIIGVSKLAYVRMASKTSDTPKRVIALRDLANCEVKLVLWGEHAPDFDADAVHSVGQDNAVVGIFVDTLMKAYNNEETLSGGSACKWYLNEDIPEINQFFDSLGDSAPKIQWISTGAESFGSSQRPARLEHKSVADLKKIDPWEAAGAGFSCTVTIAKLSPSQSWWFSSCSRCHRAATAYGSSYKCSSGCSSVTAIPKYRLCLIGTDGTNSAEFVLFGRVAQQVVGRPVMNLIKFQGRSDNIPKEIAAVVSQKFTFAVSVTERSLMHRNISFQVNGIETFFGRQGSIPQPRE; via the exons ATGTCGGCTAAG ATGGCTTTCGATTTGCTGTGTGACATATCCCCAGCAAGCAGAGGCTGGAAGATCCGTGCAAAGATAGCAAGAATGTGGGACTACACTGGTACAGCTGACGATCTGCCTCCTATACATGTTGATCTGGTGCTTATTGATGAGAAG GGAAATGCAATGTATGCTGAAATTCCAGGCGTTGAGGCTGATAAGTTCAGACCACTTCTTCAGGAATCGAAAGTCTACACTTTTAGCAAGTTCCTTATTTTGCCTAGCAAACCTGCATACAAGCCCTTCCCTAACAAGTATATGATCAAGCTTACTCCATGGACAAACGTGGAACAGGTCAATGAAGTTCCTGCTGATTTCCCATCCCATGTGTTTAATTTGGTTCAATTCTCATATCTAAGCCTGCGCGTTGGGATGCAAGAGTACTTCACTG ATGTGATCGGTATGATCATTGGGGTATCAAAGCTAGCCTATGTCCGAATGGCGTCTAAAACGTCAGACACACCTAAGAGGGTCATTGCTCTAAGGGATCTTGC GAACTGTGAGGTTAAACTTGTCCTATGGGGAGAGCATGCTCCCGACTTTGATGCTGATGCTGTTCATAGTGTTGGCCAAGATAATGCTGTCGTTGGTATCTTTGTTGATACTCTTATGAAAGCATATAATA ATGAAGAAACTCTTAGTGGAGGATCAGCCTGCAAATGGTATTTAAATGAGGACATACCAGAGATAAACCAGTTCTTTGATAG CCTGGGTGATAGTGCTCCAAAGATCCAGTGGATATCAACCGGAGCAGAGTCCTTTGGTTCGTCACAACGCCCAGCACGGTTGGAGCATAAATCTGTTGCTGACCTTAAAAAGATTGATCCATGGGAAGCTGCG GGTGCTGGCTTCTCATGTACTGTGACCATAGCTAAGTTGAGCCCATCTCAGTCATGGTGGTTTTCATCCTGTTCCCGTTGTCATAGAGCCGCAACTGCATATGGATCTAGCTATAAATGCTCCAGCGGTTGCTCATCAGTTACTGCCATTCCAAA GTACCGTCTTTGCCTGATAGGAACCGATGGAACTAATTCAGCAGAGTTTGTGCTATTTGGACGTGTTGCGCAGCAAGTTGTTGGCCGTCCTGTTATGAATCTTATCAAATTTCAGGGCAGATCAGACAATATTCCTAAAGAAATTGCTGCTGTTGTTTCACAGAAATTTACCTTTGCTGTCTCTGTCACTGAGCGGAGCCTTATGCACAGGAATATATCTTTTCAAGTTAATGGAATCGAGACTTTCTTTGGAAGACAGGGTTCTATTCCGCAGCCTAGGGAATAG